The genomic stretch TTCTTGACAGAGGAGGCCTGTGTTAGGCGCGGACACGACGCACCTCGCCGCGTCGAACTGCTTTGAGGGCCTGCAACACTCGCGGCATGAGCGGACGCAGAATATCGACGTCGTTACGAGGAGCTATCATGACAACAACGCGCATCCCGATCGACCTTACGTTTTGCTGAAACTCCATGCGTCGATCGGTCGTTACCAACGCGTCAAACTCTCGAACAGCTCGACGTAGCAATTCACCGTTCTTAACGCCTGCCCAACGCATCTCGCCGACGGTCCGGACTGAGTGCCCGTGCAAGTCGCGCTTGAGTTGCCGCGGCACGCATTCGTCAAGCAGCACGCGCACCGCTCACCAGAAGTTCCTTCGCTTGCTCGAGTGCCGCAACTGCCTGCCTGCGACGGACCGTCGGAAAATCGTCAAGGAAGTCCTCCAGGGAGTGCTTTCCTTCCAAGTAATCGAACAATGCCCGAACCGGAACTCGGGTCCCCACGAACACCGGCGTGCCGCCAAGGATTTCGGGATCGCTGTGGACGACTTGCGTAGGACGTTTCATCCGACCTCCATGCCCGACTTAACCATACCACGGTGTCCGCGGTCGCGCCTAACGTCGTGCCACTCAGGCGCGGCGCGCTCTTCGCCGTCGCCTGGAACGGCGTGATCCTCATCAAGGCCTCCCCCTCGCCAC from Deltaproteobacteria bacterium encodes the following:
- a CDS encoding DUF5615 family PIN-like protein; protein product: MRVLLDECVPRQLKRDLHGHSVRTVGEMRWAGVKNGELLRRAVREFDALVTTDRRMEFQQNVRSIGMRVVVMIAPRNDVDILRPLMPRVLQALKAVRRGEVRRVRA
- a CDS encoding DUF433 domain-containing protein, translated to MKRPTQVVHSDPEILGGTPVFVGTRVPVRALFDYLEGKHSLEDFLDDFPTVRRRQAVAALEQAKELLVSGARAA